The Podarcis muralis chromosome 8, rPodMur119.hap1.1, whole genome shotgun sequence genomic sequence cggggtccttgctgcaggattacattcacccggtgctataccagctgcactggctcccggtggagtgcaggatcaggtttaaggtgctggttttaacctttaaaaccctatacagcctaggaccctcgtacctacgggaccgcctcttctggtatgtcccacggaggaccttatggtcttcaaacaaaaacatcttggaggtcccgggccacaggaaggttaggctggcctcatcCAGAGcgagggctttttcggctgtggccccgatctggtggaacgctcagtcccaagagactagggccctgtgggacttgacatctttccgcaaggcctgcaagacagctgttccaccaggcctttggccaaggcacagtctgaccccctcctttggtaatcttcacagaactctagcccaatggttgccattaatttgattcagaattgattttagaatgaatttattttagaatgtatttcaattaatagattgtgattttatgtaaactgtgttacttttattgttgttagctgctctgagctcgGCTTCggatggggagggcgggatataccgtaaattattattattattattattattattattattattattattattattattagctgagattcctgtgttttcagggggttggactagatgaccctcagtggcCCCTTCCTACTCCAAGCTTCTATGATTCCTGCCCCTGCTTTGCAGTCTTTACCTAAGGAGCGTGTTTTGTGTTCCATTCACAGTGGCATCGCTGACCTGCTTCCAGTGTGAGAACGAGGAAAACAATTGGAACTGCCTGAAGCCAAAGACCTGTGGCGACTCGGACAAGTACTGCGTCACCAAGTTTTTCGGTGGAGGCGTCGGTGAGTGCCGCGTAGCTTCGTCAACTTCTACcattcttgccttttctctaaattgaAATGTCCCAAAGGCGGCAACCTCTTGATTACTTTTACCTGGCCTATTTGAGTGAGTTGCCTAGGGCACAGACCTCAGAGGGGTGCAGTACTGACCTTTGAGGGGGCCAGTTTTACGCAGGTCCGATTTTGTTCTCTCTTACAAATTCCTGATATATTTTACTTTCATTTTGAAGAATGTTATCATTTCTATCAGTTTTTGGAAATTGAAAattggagccacccagagtggctgggggtagtagtagtagaagtgtgtgtgtgtgtgtgtgtgtgtgtgtgtgtgtgtgcaagcaatCCTCAATCTTTAAATTAAATCATCCAGTTAAATCTTTGCCATTCGCTATATCAAcctcaataaaaaaattatttgaggagtaagagctgtttggcagccatttgactccctcaggaggtgtgGCCCCTCCTTccttaggggtgtgtgtgtgtgtgtgtgtgtgcaagcaatCAACCTTGTTTAGGGCATAAAATAGCATTTCACCAGCCCAAGTCACACCTGTGCATTACAGGGTGGTATCGGCAGGCTCCCTTgtcctttaaagcgagatgagcaccgcaaccccagaatcgtctgcgactggacttaatggccaggggtccctttacctttagtaataATGGCTGTGCTCctctgaattccagctgctgggaactacaggaggggagagggctcttgtgttcgaatcctgcttgcgggggcaataataataataataataataataataataataataatagtttattatttataccccgcccatctggctgagtttccccagccactctgggcggctcccaatcgagtgttaaaaacaatacagcattaaatagtaaaaacttccctaaacagggctgccttcagatgtcttttaaagataagatagctgcttatttccttcacatctgaagggagggcgttccacagggcaggtgccaccaccgagaaggccctctgcctggttccctgtaacctcacttctcgcagtgagggaaccgccagaaggccctcggcactggacctcagtgtctgggctgaatgatggaggtggagacgctcctccaggtatacaggaccgaggccatttaggattAATGCTGCCACCCTAGTTTTTAAATATTCTGAATGTTTGAACTGTCTCCTTGGGCAATctttattttaatataaaaataactggacctctttctttctttccttctttccaagGTGACAACAAGAAGCAGTCCATCAGCAAATACTGCTCTCCCATGTGCCCCCAAGGAGGGATCGACCTTGGCGTCATGGCCTTTTCCATTAAATGCTGCGAGTCCGAGCTGTGCAACTTAAGCGGGGCTTCCGGCGTGAAAAGCAGCTCCCTGATCTTGGTTGCGGGCACCTTGGCCAGCCTGCTGTACATCTTTGGAGCCAAGTTGTAGATGCAGAAGGCGGGAAGGACTTCTCCTCCAGGGAGAAACCCAACCTTTTCCCCCACGTGCAAAACTGTGCTTTGTAATGCATGCCTGTTAACTTTATTCTCTgcccagagccgtctttcccattggtgttagtggtgcgttgcgccagggcgccggcctctcaagGGCGCCCTtgagagtgggggagctgcgcggctttgcagGCAGCCTCCCTCCCATAGCtgcaaatgttttcctttttttaaagggaaattctcttattccgaataggattcctcgcaagaaaagggaaaagttgacagctatggcctcccctttccctgcctgcctgcccgctgCGCCCCACATATATGGCGGACGGGCAGCtttcctcccaagcctc encodes the following:
- the LOC114600203 gene encoding lymphocyte antigen 6E-like, encoding MKASFAALLAVLLCVERVASLTCFQCENEENNWNCLKPKTCGDSDKYCVTKFFGGGVGDNKKQSISKYCSPMCPQGGIDLGVMAFSIKCCESELCNLSGASGVKSSSLILVAGTLASLLYIFGAKL